The following proteins are encoded in a genomic region of Populus nigra chromosome 16, ddPopNigr1.1, whole genome shotgun sequence:
- the LOC133675630 gene encoding MYB-like transcription factor ODO1 has translation MGRQPCCDKLGVKKGPWTAEEDKKLVSFILSHGQCCWRAVPKLAGLRRCGKSCRLRWTNYLRPDLKRGLLNEDEEKLVIDLHARLGNRWSKIAARLPGRTDNEIKNHWNTHIKKKLIKMGIDPVTHGSLIKQVSPQESTVSCHTNYDQPIINADNQQVLPKICAHASSRTDNSSTTTTPTENSSVDEYVGSSEPNNDTDPTMSFIWSEAFLDDSSWNFQATREDYSEFGVSNSSSDQDSNSTWFLDCKDLGDEFFGLSCFSDMDLSILDMGGKH, from the exons ATGGGTAGACAACCTTGTTGCGACAAACTTGGTGTGAAGAAGGGGCCTTGGACAGCTGAGGAAGACAAGAAGTTGGTCAGTTTTATTCTCTCACACGGCCAATGTTGTTGGCGTGCTGTACCAAAGCTCGCCGGACTCCGCCGATGTGGCAAGAGCTGCCGTCTTCGCTGGACTAATTACCTCCGGCCTGACTTGAAGAGAGGCCTTCTTAATGAGGATGAGGAAAAACTTGTCATTGATCTCCATGCCCGCCTTGGCAATAG GTGGTCCAAAATCGCTGCAAGATTGCCGGGAAGAACAGATAATGAGATCAAGAATCATTGGAATACTCACATTAAGAAAAAGCTTATTAAGATGGGAATTGATCCTGTTACACATGGGTCTCTCATTAAACAAGTGAGCCCACAAGAAAGTACAGTATCTTGTCACACTAATTATGATCAACCCATTATTAATGCTGATAATCAGcaggttcttcccaaaatttGCGCCCATGCCTCCTCTCGTACTGATAATTCAAGCACTACGACTACACCGACAGAAAATTCCTCAGTGGATGAATACGTAGGGTCATCAGAACCTAATAATGACACTGATCCAACAATGAGTTTCATATGGTCAGAGGCATTTCTTGATGACTCATCTTGGAACTTCCAAGCCACGAGAGAAGATTATAGTGAATTTGGGGTATCTAACTCTTCATCAGATCAGGATAGTAACTCTACATGGTTTTTAGACTGCAAGGATCTTGGAGATGAATTCTTTGGGCTTAGTTGCTTCAGTGACATGGACTTGAGTATCCTAGACATGGGTGGCAAGCATTAA